In the Leptospira limi genome, one interval contains:
- a CDS encoding class I SAM-dependent rRNA methyltransferase: protein MVIRLKKNKEKAILNFHPWVFSGAIDFVEKHCNAGDIVEVQSSNGSFLGWGFYDPSSQIRIRLFSFDKEKDEKLDTYWFSKWNQILNLKRSLLPKDTNGFRLFHSEGDGVPGMIVDIYNDTAVLQLKIPGVIRLKPLLVQFLESVGYQTIIEKHEKQDSKKGEEVTVEKGVLSECIFLENGYRFISDIEKGQKTGFFLDQRENRALLGTYAKNRTILNTFAYSGAFSVYALLNGAKSVHSLDISKQALEICEKNLKLNGIGSAIENGQHKSIEHDCFDYLKQMDPGFYDCIIIDPPAFTKNISTVMQASRGYKDINMRAMSKIQDGGLIFTFSCSQHISFDLFKKIVFGAAKDAKKRVRILHHLTQSPDHGYSVFHPEGEYLKGLVIQVDGEI, encoded by the coding sequence ATGGTCATTCGCTTAAAGAAGAATAAAGAAAAAGCTATATTAAATTTTCATCCTTGGGTATTTTCAGGTGCCATTGATTTTGTAGAGAAACATTGTAACGCTGGTGATATCGTTGAAGTGCAATCTTCGAATGGATCTTTTTTAGGGTGGGGTTTTTATGATCCAAGTAGCCAAATCCGGATTCGGCTGTTCTCTTTTGATAAGGAAAAAGATGAAAAGTTGGATACATATTGGTTTTCCAAATGGAATCAAATCTTAAATCTGAAACGTTCCTTATTACCTAAAGATACGAATGGATTTCGTTTGTTTCATTCTGAGGGTGACGGTGTTCCTGGGATGATCGTGGATATTTATAATGATACTGCCGTTCTCCAATTAAAAATCCCAGGTGTCATCCGATTAAAGCCACTCTTAGTACAATTCTTAGAATCAGTTGGTTATCAAACGATCATTGAAAAACATGAGAAACAAGATTCGAAAAAAGGGGAAGAAGTTACCGTCGAAAAAGGTGTACTATCCGAATGTATATTTTTAGAAAATGGATATCGTTTTATTTCGGATATTGAAAAAGGTCAAAAAACTGGATTTTTTTTAGACCAAAGGGAAAATCGGGCACTCTTAGGAACATATGCAAAAAATCGAACTATACTCAATACCTTTGCTTATTCAGGTGCTTTTTCCGTATATGCATTGTTAAATGGAGCAAAGTCCGTTCATAGTCTTGATATATCAAAACAAGCGTTAGAAATTTGTGAAAAAAATTTGAAATTGAATGGAATCGGTTCTGCCATTGAAAATGGTCAACATAAGAGTATTGAACATGATTGTTTTGATTATCTAAAACAGATGGATCCTGGGTTTTATGATTGTATCATCATTGATCCACCTGCATTCACGAAAAACATTTCTACAGTGATGCAAGCAAGTAGAGGATACAAAGACATAAATATGAGGGCAATGTCCAAAATCCAAGATGGTGGGCTTATTTTTACCTTTTCTTGTTCTCAACACATTTCCTTTGACCTATTCAAAAAAATTGTTTTTGGAGCAGCCAAGGATGCAAAAAAGAGAGTTAGAATTTTACACCATTTAACCCAAAGCCCTGACCATGGGTATTCTGTGTTCCACCCAGAAGGAGAATACCTAAAAGGACTTGTGATTCAGGTTGATGGAGAAATATAA
- a CDS encoding MBOAT family O-acyltransferase → MKFTSLSFLLFFIVVYALHWSIRGKFRLVFLFLASFVFYAAWSIPFAFHFLTLVLINHWLNKQILKNKNSYWYPISLLINFGNLFLFKYFYFLWSLLFQITGSLWFSNDSIQVFLNSQFGFDSITLPLAISFYTFQMVAYTIDVKRGNANENPSFLQFGLFIFFFPQLVAGPIVRHGEFFYQLEVWNAKKEQLFEGYYLVFLGLLKKVVIADNLSSIIEPIFQNPDAYDGVSNALAMFGYAARVFCDFSGYTDLARGLGKLLGINLPENFHAPYLSASVRELWTRWHMTLATWIKDYIYFPLGGSRVSEWRGYFNLILTFTLAGFWHGANFTFIIWGFLHGLVLSIERKVEIITNKPKKEAVVLWKKWIGIVYTFLFFVLTIPFFNAPTVKNAVSMLVRSFGNAPGERIGQIEKILYSLLLTFLLNYLQTKHSFPRESWTTKVSLLFLFLFSFVVTVLLGYLAPGGTEFIYFQF, encoded by the coding sequence ATGAAATTTACATCGCTTAGTTTCCTTTTGTTTTTTATTGTAGTGTATGCACTACACTGGTCTATCCGAGGTAAGTTTAGACTCGTATTTCTATTTTTAGCTTCATTTGTTTTTTATGCAGCTTGGTCGATTCCCTTTGCATTTCATTTTCTAACTTTAGTTTTGATTAACCATTGGTTGAACAAACAAATCTTGAAAAACAAGAACAGTTATTGGTATCCCATATCCTTATTAATCAATTTTGGAAACCTATTCCTCTTTAAATATTTTTATTTTTTGTGGTCTCTTTTATTTCAAATCACAGGGAGTTTATGGTTTTCCAATGATTCCATTCAGGTTTTCTTAAATTCACAATTTGGTTTTGATTCCATCACGTTGCCTCTTGCCATTAGTTTTTATACCTTTCAAATGGTTGCGTATACAATTGATGTCAAACGAGGGAACGCAAATGAGAATCCAAGTTTTTTACAATTTGGTTTGTTTATCTTCTTTTTCCCCCAATTGGTTGCAGGACCTATTGTAAGGCATGGTGAATTCTTTTACCAATTAGAAGTTTGGAATGCTAAAAAAGAACAATTATTTGAAGGTTATTATTTAGTCTTTCTTGGTTTATTGAAGAAGGTAGTGATTGCTGATAATTTATCCTCCATCATCGAACCTATATTTCAAAACCCAGATGCATATGATGGTGTTTCAAATGCACTAGCAATGTTTGGTTATGCGGCACGTGTTTTTTGTGATTTTAGTGGGTATACGGACCTTGCGCGTGGTTTAGGAAAATTATTAGGGATCAATTTACCTGAAAATTTTCATGCTCCTTATTTATCAGCATCTGTTCGTGAATTATGGACTCGATGGCATATGACACTTGCTACATGGATTAAAGATTATATTTATTTTCCACTCGGTGGTTCTCGGGTATCGGAATGGAGAGGCTATTTTAACCTAATCCTAACGTTTACATTGGCTGGATTTTGGCATGGCGCCAATTTTACATTTATCATTTGGGGATTTTTACATGGACTTGTGCTTAGTATCGAACGCAAGGTAGAGATTATAACCAATAAACCTAAAAAGGAAGCTGTGGTACTTTGGAAAAAATGGATAGGTATTGTTTATACTTTTCTCTTTTTTGTATTAACAATTCCATTTTTTAACGCACCGACTGTCAAAAATGCAGTTTCTATGTTGGTACGTTCTTTTGGTAATGCACCGGGGGAGAGGATTGGTCAGATAGAAAAAATTCTTTATTCCCTATTGTTAACATTTTTGCTAAACTACTTACAAACAAAACATAGTTTTCCAAGAGAATCATGGACAACAAAGGTTAGTCTATTGTTTTTATTTTTGTTCTCATTTGTCGTCACGGTTTTGTTGGGTTATTTAGCACCTGGAGGTACGGAGTTTATATACTTCCAATTTTAA
- a CDS encoding DUF1574 domain-containing protein, translating into MKNRFPIVLFPILLALSLFLFDKLFFLPVIVENTYSWKKIERKFYELKEDLFEVMLEESKKNPGKQIGLILGSSRSGEFDSEMVEEFFPNTNSFNFAAPFGPPSFQAYWLERVLATNLPLRYVLIEVDPLLFSKSAIDYSLNGSYDNLYVLEHLDFFRTKTNDPWTTHTKGFSIDEAEVYFLKKLFALYKYPLDPTAIKANNKLIEIGFLPGMSNGYTGKEHKRAYVERIKMVNRVKFGALPNEIKFANMDLFLERDAEAMYNQYLRGSSLSPTQIFFFKKMLHLLEGKDIPVIVYFPAVSEPLRRRMKTDGLLDRFNAEVRKEVEVVSHTPNSKFIVIDPNEDANWKCKDFVDSLHLSGACFPNLLPILFPKSIR; encoded by the coding sequence ATGAAAAATAGATTTCCAATTGTTTTGTTTCCAATTCTACTTGCTTTATCATTGTTTTTGTTTGATAAACTTTTTTTCCTACCAGTGATTGTTGAAAATACATATAGCTGGAAAAAAATTGAACGTAAGTTTTACGAATTAAAGGAAGACCTTTTTGAAGTTATGCTTGAGGAATCGAAAAAGAATCCTGGGAAACAAATCGGTCTTATTTTAGGAAGTTCCCGCTCAGGTGAATTTGATTCTGAAATGGTGGAAGAATTTTTTCCTAACACCAATTCTTTTAATTTTGCGGCACCTTTTGGTCCACCAAGTTTCCAAGCATATTGGTTGGAACGAGTGCTTGCTACAAACTTACCACTTCGCTATGTTTTGATTGAAGTAGATCCACTTTTATTTTCTAAATCTGCTATCGATTATTCCTTAAATGGATCGTACGATAATCTTTATGTATTGGAACATTTGGATTTTTTTAGAACGAAAACGAATGATCCATGGACCACTCACACAAAAGGTTTTTCGATTGATGAAGCAGAAGTTTATTTTCTAAAGAAATTATTTGCTTTGTATAAATACCCTTTAGATCCTACAGCAATTAAAGCCAATAACAAATTGATTGAAATTGGTTTTCTTCCGGGTATGTCAAATGGTTATACAGGTAAGGAACACAAACGCGCTTACGTTGAGAGAATCAAGATGGTGAATCGTGTCAAATTTGGTGCACTACCCAATGAAATTAAATTTGCGAATATGGATTTATTTTTGGAACGAGATGCGGAAGCAATGTACAACCAATACTTACGAGGTTCTTCCTTGTCTCCGACTCAAATTTTCTTTTTTAAGAAAATGTTACATTTATTGGAAGGAAAAGATATTCCTGTCATCGTTTATTTCCCCGCTGTTTCAGAACCTCTTCGACGAAGGATGAAAACAGATGGGTTACTCGATCGATTTAATGCGGAAGTTAGGAAGGAAGTGGAAGTAGTATCACATACACCAAATTCGAAATTCATAGTCATCGATCCGAATGAGGATGCAAATTGGAAATGTAAAGATTTTGTCGATTCACTCCACTTGAGTGGTGCTTGTTTTCCGAATTTACTACCTATTTTATTTCCGAAATCAATTCGTTAA